TGATCGTCGGGGAGCTTGGCCACCTCCTCGAGTCGATCGGCGTCGTAGAGCAGTACGCCCAGGTAGCGTATGCGCCCGACGCAGGAGTGGAAGCACGCCGGGGCTTGCCCCGTCTCGAGTCTCGGGAAGCACAGGATGCACTTCTCGGATTTGCCGGTTTGCCAGTTGAAGTAGGTTTTCTTGTACGGACAAGCGGCCACGCAGGAACGCCATGCGCGGCAAACCTTCTGGTCGATCAGCACGATGCCGTCTTCGCCGCGCTTGTACAGCGCCCCGGATGGGCACGAGGCGACGCAGGCCGGGTTCAGGCAATGGTTGCAGATGCGCGGGAGGTAGAAGAACACCAGGCGCTCGACGGCCGACAGCTGTGCTTTCTGCTCGGCGGTCAGTCCTTCGAGGTTCGGATCGTTGGCCGCGTAAACCGGCGAGCCGCTCAGGTCGTCGTCCCAGTTGGGACCGGATTTGATGTCGATCGGCTTGCCGTCAATCATCGAGATCGGCCGTGCCGTGGGCTGGTCATCGCCTTCGGGTGCGTTGAACAGGTTCTGATAGTCGTAGGTCCAGGGTTCGTAGTAGTCGTCCAGGCTGGGCATCGAGGGGTTGTGGAAGATGTTGGCCACGACCCGTGCCTTACCCGTCGATTTTAGTTGGACCCCGCCATTCTTCTTCTCCCAGCCGCCACGGAACTTCTCCTGATTCTCCCACTGCATGGGATAGCCGGTTCCGGGTTTGGTTTCCACGTTGTTCCACCACATGTACTCGGTGCCCTTGCGGTCGGTCCAGATGTTCTTGCAAGCGATGCTGCAAGTGTG
The sequence above is a segment of the bacterium genome. Coding sequences within it:
- the narH gene encoding nitrate reductase subunit beta, coding for MDVRSQVSMVFHLDKCIGCHTCSIACKNIWTDRKGTEYMWWNNVETKPGTGYPMQWENQEKFRGGWEKKNGGVQLKSTGKARVVANIFHNPSMPSLDDYYEPWTYDYQNLFNAPEGDDQPTARPISMIDGKPIDIKSGPNWDDDLSGSPVYAANDPNLEGLTAEQKAQLSAVERLVFFYLPRICNHCLNPACVASCPSGALYKRGEDGIVLIDQKVCRAWRSCVAACPYKKTYFNWQTGKSEKCILCFPRLETGQAPACFHSCVGRIRYLGVLLYDADRLEEVAKLPDDQLVDAHRSLILDPRDPEVIAAARRNGIHDSVMDSARKSPVYKFVKEWGIALPPHIEYRTFPMLFYVPPLLPVISRREDDVSVTESEEFFHDIEKARLPLEYLANLLGAGNVGKVSYALRKQMAVRHFRRLVTVGDVDGEVVTRLLRAADCSKEEAEAIYKLTSLCTAPERFVIPPSHREEAIEMIKDTMDHKQAAGFGFLSGPKRGL